Part of the Candidatus Brocadia sinica JPN1 genome, CTTTGATGTTCCTTTTTTTGCCGGTAAAGCCATAAAATTTTTCGATTTTAAACATGTCGATGGGAAAAACGTGGCGAAAGATCTTACTACCCTTGCACAATCGTTAGGAGCAAAAGCAGGCGCAGAGGGAGAGATCAGCTTTGTGCCATTTTCTGATTCCAATAAAATGTTGGTTGTTACAAAGTTGCCGGAACTTTTGCCAAAAATCGACCTCTGGATAAAAAATATCGATGTTCCTCCGACAGAATTGGAGGAAGATCAAAAGGTATATGTTTATAAAGTACAGCATCAAAAAGCCGAAACGATTGTGCCGGTTCTCACACAAATTTATACTGAAAAGATGGCAGCACAGCCTAAGGTGGTCGGGAAGAAACAGCTAGAGGCAATGAAGATTGTGGCCGATGCAAAGACAAATACCATCGTTATTAAGGCGCTGCCTACTGACTATAAAGCGATAAAAGCGATTGTTGAGGCGATAGACGCCACACCTCAACAAGTATTTATTGAAGCGCTTATTTTAGAGGTTGATCTTGTCAGTAGTTTAGACTACGGGACCGAGTGGACTTTGGATTCAGGAAATTTGAAATTATTTCAGTTGTTTGAATCGGATTCCCTCAAACGGGAGGCCGGTAAACCAACCCTGATGTATACCAAAGGCAACTTTGAACTCCTGATGGATATCCTTGCAACAAGAAGCAATGCAAGGGTATTATCAGCGCCGCATATCCTGATACGCGATGAACAGCCGGCAAGCATACAAGTTGGCAGTGAAGTGCCTATCCTTTCAAGCAAAAGTCAGACAACGGGCACGGATGTTGTATTTGAACAGGTTCAGTATCGTGATACAGGTATCATCCTTACGGTGACCCCGCACATTGCAGAAAATGATTTTATTACATTGGATATAAAACAGGAAGTGAGCAATGTTCAAGAATCGGCAGGTGTTGTTGCTTCACCGATATTTTCTACCCGTCAGGCAGAAACCTCATTAGTAATAAAGAGTGGGCATACAATAACTTTAGGAGGTATAATCGAACAGAAAGATAGCAAAAGTGTAAAGAAAATACCACTTCTGGGGGATATTCCTTATGTGGGTAATTTGTTTAAATCCACAGAAATTGATAATAGTAGGACCGAGTTAATCATGCTAATAACCCCCTACATTGCAAATAATGCAGAAGAAGCAGATTCGTTGACCAATGCCTTCCAGAAAAAATTAAAAGAAATAGAACCGTTAATAACACAAAGTGTAACCGAAAGTGAGAAGTACTAAAATCAAGAGTGGAAATGGTTTTACTATCCTTGAGGTTATGGTTGCATTGGCGATCATGGGGATCTCTATCGGGATTTTTTTTGGTTCGATCGGTAATTCGTCCAGGTTAAGGGGAAAGATCGACGAACACACAAAATCATTACTTCTTGCGAGAACAAAAATGGAAGAGGCTTTTTTGGGTATACTTGGTAAAAAATATGTCAAGTTAAATGAGAAGAAAACTTTTGAAGGTATCACGAAAGATGGTATTCCATGGAAGGTATCAGAAGTGAATAAATATAAAGAAGCAATGGATAAAATTGATATGAATACCACGGCTATTGGGGAAAATTTTATGGAAGAAGTTCCGCCTGAAGGGACTACGTTGCTCAGTACATTCGTGGAAGGAATAAGCATTGAGACGATTTTTTTCACTGAGGAATCCGGGGGAAGTCCCAAAACGGAGGATAGCGAGGAGCAGGAGACAGGATCAGAAGAAGACTAGGTATCAATTCTTTTTATCATGGAAATACGACTGAAACGTGAAGAGGGTTTCACATTATTTGAACTCCTTATAGCTATTTTTATTGGTACAATATTGATAATGGCTGGTGCCTATGCGATTCGGGTCGGTTTGTTTTCTTTGGAAAGGGAGGAGGTTTGGTTTAACGATTCAACCAGGGAAAAGGCCGCTTACGATTTTTTCTGGCAACAGGTCTCGTCATTGTGTATCCAGAAGGTTCCAAATCCAAACAAGGATGTCGTGCAAACCGAGGTGGGCGAAAAGCCCGGAAAAAAGAAAAGTATTTACTTCATAGGAGAGAAAGACTTTCTTTCTTTTGTGTCACCTCTTTCTTTTACAAGACATTACGGTCAGGGATTGGTAATCGCTCATTATAAAGTTAAATTGAATGATAATGGTTTATGGGACCTCGTTTACTCAGAGGTAAGGGTTAGTCCAACGGCATTAATTAAATTATCAGATGAATCGGAAAGCAGACTGAGTGCTGACAAAGACTACACGGTATTTCTCGATGATTGTGATATGATCTCATTTGCCTATCTTGATGCAGCAGATGAGGATGCTGAGAATGAAGGAGACGCTGTCGGAGAAGAACAGGCAAATAAAGCAGCAGGAGCACATACAAGGGTTCAGGATGCGGATGTTATAGAAGGCACTGATTTAAAATGGAAAGAAAAAACGAAGGGGAAAGTTCCCCAGGCAATAAAATTGTTCGTGTTAAAGCACGGAAAGGAACAAGAGCTTATATCTCCAATCATGGTTATGCACTCATTTTCAGCCTCTGGGCAATAGTCGTTTTTGGATTTATTGCAGTAAGTTTTACACGGAATACGAGTATTGCCATTACTACAGAAATTGCTTTTACCGAACGTGTTAAAAATGTTTATGCGGCACGAGGCGCCTGTATTTATGCGACACAGAAGCTGTTATCATCAAAGAAACAAGAAAAAACCGGGACGGATGGTAAGGTTGAAAAATTAAAAAAGAACAGGGGCGCGGATACTCATAAAAAAAACAGAAGCAGCGGTTCCTGGATGCCAAGTAATAGTTCGTATTCAACACGGATAGGTGACAGGAATTGTGAAGTACAAATCAGCGATGAAAGCGGAAAAATAAATGTAAATACGATAACAGACGATACGAGAGCGGGTTTTGTTAAATTCCTTACCGCTTATAAGATGAAAGAGCTTGTTGCTGAAACCATAACGGACTCGATACTGGATTGGCTGGATGAAGATGATTTACATCATATCAATGGCGCTGAAAAAAGCTATTATGCGACATTGCAAGAGCCGTATGAACCAAAAAATGGTCCGTTCGAATCCATTGAGGAATTGACCTTGGTGAAAGGAATTACTCCGCAAATATTTGAATTGTTACGGGATCATCTGACGGTTTACGGGTCGGGTAAGATCAACATTAATTTTGCATCCAGGGAAGTGCTTCTTTCTGTGCCCGCAATGACCCAGGAAATGGCTGAAACAATAGTTCAATTGAGAAAAAAAAAGGGGAAAATTAAAAAGCTCAGTACTTTAAAGGAAATATTCAGGCATTTTGGTATCATTGGCAAGGATTATATGAAGATCCTGGATTATTTAACGATAGATGATTCAAACTATATAACGATCAATTCGGTTGCTTCTTCAGGGAAAATAAAAAATTCATATAAATTTCTTGTTCTCAAAGGCGTGGGGCATTGTAAAGTTATTGCTGCGTATCCTGAATAGCATTGAATAATTCTGGAGTTATGAAAAAAATACCTTTCATCAATATATTTTCCCAGAGTGCGATCGGATTGTCTGTCTGTGGAAATGATCTGATTGTGACGACCATTTATAAAAAACTGGTAAAATATTCGCATGAAACATTCAAGGTCAAAGATTTTATGGTCAAGGATATCCAGCAATTGAAACATGCATTGCTACAGAGAAAAAATTTTATGGGAGAAATTATTCTTTCCTTGCCAAGGGAGCTTGCCATTATCAGAGAAATAGATTATCCCCATGCAAATCTGAAGGAGTTAAGGGAAGCGCTTACGTATCAATTGGACAGTTTTATTCCTTTTAGCAATGAAGATGTTTATTTTGATATTCATTCATTATCTCAGAACAGACACGATACGAAGATACTCATTGTTGCGGTGAAAAAAATAGAATTGGATAATATATTATCCAGGTTGCAGGCCGTCGAAATGACTCCTTCCCGGGTTATTATTTCGCCATTTGCCTTCCTTCCTATCCTGGGAGAAAGAAAGGGTACCATTGTTTACGTCAGTAAAAATGCAAAAAATTATAGCTATAATCTGTTTAAAAACAATAACCTGGTTTTATCTTCAATCATAAAAACAGAGATTGAACTAGCCAGCCAGGTTAAGGCGAATCTTCCCGATGAAATATTGTTGACAAATGTTAGTGACGGGTTCTTATCGGATGAATACAATATTCCTTCCCAGATATTGGATGAATATACAGAATCATATGGCGCTGCACTGTATGGTTTATCAGATTACCCATGCAATCTGAGTCTTGTTAGTTCGGCCAGGAAACGATTAAATTCTCAGACGGTATTTATGTGTTTTTTGATAGGCTTCTTGATAGGTTTTGCATTCCTTATTCCTTATATGCAAAAGATCAATAATCTGGCAATCCTAAAAACGGTAAATGCCCAGATGAAATCAATCAAAAAAGACGTTTCAGTTGTTGAGAAACTGCAAGAGCGTATTGCAATCCTGGAGAAAGCTGTCAATAAGGTCAATGAAATAAAAGGAAACTATATCCCAAGGATCGATGTTATCCTGGAATTAGCAAAGATACTGCCCAATGACGCATGGGTAAAGGCTATTACAATCGTGGATAATTCTTTTGAGGTAGAAGGTGACGCGGTGTCATCCACAAATTTGATACCGATACTGGAAAATTCATCCCTTTTTTCGGGTGTAGGTTTAGCTTCCCCGGTTACAAAGACACAGAGTGGCAGAGAAAAATTCCGAATAAAAGGGAATATCGAAAAATAAAAAAATAATAGAATATGAGAAGACTCTTAGAACGATTTCAAAAATTTAAGGTTAGAGAAAGGGTGTTCTTGATTGTTGCCCTTGCTATTCTCTTTTATATCAGTATTGACAGAGTAGTAATCACTCCCTTTTTTCAATCAATTAATGAAACGAAAGAGAGGTTAGAGACCCAGGAGCGACTCCTGAAAAAATACTATTCGTTTGCTGCTCGTAAAAAATACTATGAAACGAGATTAAACGATTTGGAACAATATTATACCAAATTCCAGGAAAAATTTTTGTCAGAAGAAACGGAAGATCTTGCCTCAGCTAAATTGCAGGAAATAATAAATAATCTGGCTACCAGGAATGGACTCGTTGTGTCCAGAAGTACGGCGTTAAAAAAAGAGATTATTAACAAAAACCCGTATCTCATTGTGCTATCGATCAATTTCGAAATAACCGATTTAGATAATTCTCAGAAATTACAAAAATTTTTATACGATATAGAGTACAATAATGACAAGCTGCTTTTTATCGATAATTTAAGAATAAAAACCCTCGGTTTAAACGTTATAAAAGGTGCAACTGTTTCTTCTACCTTGATGGCCATTGCCTCTATAGAGAAGAAGTCGTGACGTCTATGAAATCTTTTCATGTTAATACAAAATCATTATGGCTTGTTTTAGAAGCCTTTATCAAAAAGGGAAAACAGTGGAAACATTATCTACCTCTCATTAATCTTGTTCTGCTTATAGGGGTTATCGGCCTTACCGTTGTTTGTGTGCTGTTTGTTTATTATCCGCCTGAAAATACCTTTACATTACAAAAATATCGGGAGGAAATTTCTGAGAAGAACAATCCTTTGCCTTCTCTGGATGTGAATACTAAACCGATTGATCAGTATGAACTTATCTTGTCAAATAACCCATTTTCGCCAAATCGTACTGCCTGGAATCCGCAGGAGGTAAAGAGAGATTCCAAACACGAAGAAGAGGTTGTTCAGCTGCAACCTGTGGAAAACCAGCAAAAACCAAGAGGGATACCGAAAAAGATCACGTTGCGGGGAATCCTGATTCTCGGAAATACCAGGAAGGCTTTGATAGAGAATCCGGATCAGAAGACAAACCAAAAACCTTTTATCTTTATTGAAGAAGGGGAAGAGATTGCAGAATACAAAGTAAAAAATATAGAACCGGACCAGATTAGGCTTGATTGGTATGGCGAAGAACAGATAGTGGTAATGAGATCGAATATTAAAAAATAGTTGTTTATGAGCACATTTAAATACAAATTATTAACGACCTCAAGTGGTATTATAGAGGGGGAAAAAGATGCGCTGAG contains:
- the gspD gene encoding type II secretion system secretin GspD, whose product is MSKYAFLGVAVFVLFATSCKEMQIKKSDFAPFKKPVTLSTTTEEVEKKPWEYEISPEKKAVEKKEGIPDEFVYKEEHKRPEPSLRKPEYTGEKIDIAFNFDSAEIKDVLQIILGEILNVNYILDKRVAGTINLHATGQVYKEELLSMLNTLLYVYDFAIMKDGDLYRILPKAETRPETGIVVYGDKIPPWDKNIMIQIVPLQYENPKNLNATLRPFMTSVGNIVTHGDSPYIILVETASNMEKLLTLIKTFDVPFFAGKAIKFFDFKHVDGKNVAKDLTTLAQSLGAKAGAEGEISFVPFSDSNKMLVVTKLPELLPKIDLWIKNIDVPPTELEEDQKVYVYKVQHQKAETIVPVLTQIYTEKMAAQPKVVGKKQLEAMKIVADAKTNTIVIKALPTDYKAIKAIVEAIDATPQQVFIEALILEVDLVSSLDYGTEWTLDSGNLKLFQLFESDSLKREAGKPTLMYTKGNFELLMDILATRSNARVLSAPHILIRDEQPASIQVGSEVPILSSKSQTTGTDVVFEQVQYRDTGIILTVTPHIAENDFITLDIKQEVSNVQESAGVVASPIFSTRQAETSLVIKSGHTITLGGIIEQKDSKSVKKIPLLGDIPYVGNLFKSTEIDNSRTELIMLITPYIANNAEEADSLTNAFQKKLKEIEPLITQSVTESEKY
- a CDS encoding pilus assembly FimT family protein codes for the protein MRSTKIKSGNGFTILEVMVALAIMGISIGIFFGSIGNSSRLRGKIDEHTKSLLLARTKMEEAFLGILGKKYVKLNEKKTFEGITKDGIPWKVSEVNKYKEAMDKIDMNTTAIGENFMEEVPPEGTTLLSTFVEGISIETIFFTEESGGSPKTEDSEEQETGSEED
- a CDS encoding PulJ/GspJ family protein translates to MEIRLKREEGFTLFELLIAIFIGTILIMAGAYAIRVGLFSLEREEVWFNDSTREKAAYDFFWQQVSSLCIQKVPNPNKDVVQTEVGEKPGKKKSIYFIGEKDFLSFVSPLSFTRHYGQGLVIAHYKVKLNDNGLWDLVYSEVRVSPTALIKLSDESESRLSADKDYTVFLDDCDMISFAYLDAADEDAENEGDAVGEEQANKAAGAHTRVQDADVIEGTDLKWKEKTKGKVPQAIKLFVLKHGKEQELISPIMVMHSFSASGQ
- a CDS encoding general secretion pathway protein GspK; translated protein: MPSNSSYSTRIGDRNCEVQISDESGKINVNTITDDTRAGFVKFLTAYKMKELVAETITDSILDWLDEDDLHHINGAEKSYYATLQEPYEPKNGPFESIEELTLVKGITPQIFELLRDHLTVYGSGKININFASREVLLSVPAMTQEMAETIVQLRKKKGKIKKLSTLKEIFRHFGIIGKDYMKILDYLTIDDSNYITINSVASSGKIKNSYKFLVLKGVGHCKVIAAYPE
- a CDS encoding PilN domain-containing protein is translated as MKKIPFINIFSQSAIGLSVCGNDLIVTTIYKKLVKYSHETFKVKDFMVKDIQQLKHALLQRKNFMGEIILSLPRELAIIREIDYPHANLKELREALTYQLDSFIPFSNEDVYFDIHSLSQNRHDTKILIVAVKKIELDNILSRLQAVEMTPSRVIISPFAFLPILGERKGTIVYVSKNAKNYSYNLFKNNNLVLSSIIKTEIELASQVKANLPDEILLTNVSDGFLSDEYNIPSQILDEYTESYGAALYGLSDYPCNLSLVSSARKRLNSQTVFMCFLIGFLIGFAFLIPYMQKINNLAILKTVNAQMKSIKKDVSVVEKLQERIAILEKAVNKVNEIKGNYIPRIDVILELAKILPNDAWVKAITIVDNSFEVEGDAVSSTNLIPILENSSLFSGVGLASPVTKTQSGREKFRIKGNIEK
- the gspM gene encoding type II secretion system protein GspM gives rise to the protein MRRLLERFQKFKVRERVFLIVALAILFYISIDRVVITPFFQSINETKERLETQERLLKKYYSFAARKKYYETRLNDLEQYYTKFQEKFLSEETEDLASAKLQEIINNLATRNGLVVSRSTALKKEIINKNPYLIVLSINFEITDLDNSQKLQKFLYDIEYNNDKLLFIDNLRIKTLGLNVIKGATVSSTLMAIASIEKKS